The bacterium genome includes a region encoding these proteins:
- a CDS encoding metal ABC transporter ATP-binding protein yields MLNLEKKKSQKVEMLSFSHADLGYGKNRVLCDLNFVLNEGDFLGIVGPNGTGKTTMLKSMLGILKPLAGQINRKRDVRFGYVPQRQFIDEVFPLTVMDIALMGRYPLLGAIRRPSKRDREYSLECLDHAGIADLAGKSYRELSGGQKQRALIARALAAEPKVMILDEPTNDMDIASEHAIMELLSELHEADNITIVMVSHLLNVVINYVKRLALIDGGLRMIGDIDEVLSSKNLPDIYEIGLEVGTFGGRRVIVTGGKDA; encoded by the coding sequence ATGTTGAACCTTGAAAAGAAGAAATCACAAAAGGTTGAGATGCTCTCATTCAGCCATGCCGACTTGGGCTATGGCAAAAACAGAGTGCTATGTGACCTCAATTTTGTGCTCAACGAAGGGGACTTTCTGGGAATAGTCGGGCCGAACGGAACCGGCAAGACGACTATGCTCAAATCAATGCTGGGAATTCTCAAGCCACTGGCAGGGCAAATAAATAGAAAGCGCGACGTCAGATTTGGATATGTGCCTCAGAGACAGTTTATAGATGAAGTCTTTCCCCTAACCGTTATGGATATTGCTCTTATGGGCAGATATCCTCTGCTTGGAGCAATCAGACGTCCATCGAAGCGTGACAGAGAATATTCGCTGGAGTGTCTTGACCATGCGGGAATAGCCGATCTGGCGGGTAAGTCATATAGAGAACTCAGTGGTGGTCAGAAACAGCGTGCGCTTATCGCCCGTGCTCTTGCAGCTGAGCCGAAAGTCATGATCCTTGACGAGCCGACTAACGATATGGACATTGCCAGCGAGCATGCAATAATGGAGCTTCTGAGCGAACTGCACGAAGCCGACAATATCACGATTGTAATGGTCAGTCATCTGCTGAATGTTGTCATTAATTATGTAAAGAGACTTGCCCTAATAGACGGCGGCCTGCGAATGATAGGCGATATCGACGAGGTCCTTTCATCGAAAAACCTTCCGGACATATACGAGATCGGATTGGAAGTAGGAACATTCGGCGGACGGCGAGTTATAGTTACAGGAGGCAAAGATGCTTAG